GGAATTGCGAGGTTGAACATGGCACCGTCTTTCAACTGGGATATTATACGATATTCCGGATATATAAAAAATCCAGGGTCTAAAAAACTGATTGCTTTTATGAAAGTAAACGGCAAAGAAGCGATGATGAGTGAGGGAGAGACAGTAGGGCAATTCAAGCTGATTCGGAATATGAAAGATTCTGTATTAGTTAAGAGCGGAGGCAAAACCAAATATATTCATATCCAACCTGCAATTTAATGAAGTTTATTTATACAACCTTTTTAATTTTTGTTTACTGCAACTCATTTGGGCAGAAAATACCCGATTATGGTTTGCACAAGGTAAGAATTACAGATACCGACCGTACGATATTGGCAGAAATTATACCTGTTAATTCAAATCCGAATGTGCAAAGCACGCTTACTTATTACTGGTATGCAACTAACAAAGTACATACCCTTCAGGGCGGCTTTAGTGGCCGCTTATTAAACGGCACCTACATCGAAACATACCTGAACCACAACAACCGAACTCAAGGCACCTTTAAAAAAGGCCTAAAGGACGGAACCTGGAAGGATTGGGATGAGCGTGGAAACCTGATACAAGTAGTCAACTGGCGCAATGGAATACGTTCGGGCACCTTTAGTTTTTTTAACCCGGATGGCAGCCTGAAAGAAAGCGGGGAATATCGCAAAAACGAATTGGATGGCCCTGTAGTATTTCATGAAAGCCGCGATTCTTCTCGGAAAGTCTATTATAACAATGGCAAGGCTTTGGAAGGAAAGCCGCGTTCGCTTTTTGACAAAGTCAATATTTTTAAAAAGAAGCCCAAGCCGGGTAAGGGTCATGCTTAAAGGCTCGGCGCTTTATATTGTCATTATTATCAGCCTGGTAATTGCCTTAATCTGCTCTGCCCTTGTGCTGGCAGCTTATTTTTTTAGGGGGCAATACCTGGTAAAGTCGCGATTTGACCGCCTGCAGGATAACCTTTCGTCAGGCATACATATCCTGCTGCGGACAAAAGACCCAGCCTATTTACAAGGGAAGACATTGAATTTGTTCACCAATGGCGATGATTCCGTACGGCTTAAAAATACCCCCTGGGGTATTTATGACATTGGCATTGTGGAAGCATTCAAGCAGCAAGACACATTAATTAAAGTATTTTCGACCGCTTTTGGGATCGATTCGTCCAAATGGGCTGCTATATACCTGATCGACGAAGACAGATCAGTCTCGGTAAGCGGAAAGACTACGATTCGCGGTGACGCATACCTGCCAAAGGCCGGCGTTAAGGCAGCATATGTGGACAATAAAGCATATGAAGGCGACAAAAGACTGGTTATCGGCAACATTCGTGACAGCCAGCGTAACCTGCCCCCGTTGAATGACATTCGCCTAAACAATTTAGCACAGCAGTTTAATAATCCGGGGGGGACAGTCAGTAAGAACTGGCATGTAGACACACTGGCTGGTTCATTTCGCCGCCCTGCCAATATTGTTAACCTGGGCAACAGCCCTTATACTCTAAAAAACACCAGACTATCGGGTAATATCATCCTGTATGCAGATACGCTGCTTACTATAGATAGTACCGCGATATTGAATAATGTGCTGGTATTTGCAAAGGCCATCGTTGTTAAAAGTGGTTTCCATGGCAGTTGCCAGCTCTTTGCTTCTGATTCTATAAGTATCGAAAAAAATTGCCGCCTGGAGTATCCTTCGTGTTTGGGCTTACTGCGTTACAAGTCGCCTACGATTGGTTTTCCGCCACAAGTTAACATTGGTCAAAACGCTCAGATCAATGGTGTCATATTCACTTACGAAAAAGAAGCTTCTGCTTTGCCGGCAACCATCAGTTTGGACAAAAAGGCCCTGGTGAACGGCCAGGTTTATGCGCAACATATTCTTTCGACCAAAGACAACGCTGCGGTTAAAGGAAGCGTTTTTACCACGCGATTTATGTACCAAACGGCATTTAGCCGGTATGAAAACTACCTGATAAACCTAAAAATAGATGCCTCCGCTTTATCAGCATATTACCTGACCAGCGACCTTACTCCCGTAGCCTCATCCGAAAAAAAAATACTGCAATGGCTGGAGGCAAAATAAAAAAAAACGGGATGCTGGAGGCTGCTACCATTGTAGAAGTGGTTATAGCCCTGGTAATTATTGTTGTAGTGTTTGGTATGGCCATGATGATATTTGCCAATGTAACACAACAGGCAATATCCGCAAAAAAAATACGGGCGACGGCTGTGCTCAGGAATATCCTGCTTAAAGCAGAACAATCGCGACAATTGCCGCAAGAGGCCTTTAACCAGGATGGCTTCAGGATTATACCGGTGATTAAACCGTTTGAAGGCGGACCAGGCCTTAGCGAGTTTCATTTGGCCGCTTATGATGAAAACCAACAGGAGATAGCAAAGGTTTCGGAAATAATGATCAATAATGACAATGTTAAACCATAAACTAAAGGCTTTTACCATTATGGAAGTAACCATTGCACTATTGGTATCGGGGATACTGATCGCTATCGTTTATGTGGCATTTGCGGTTGTAAGCAATTCATACCATGCGTTTGTGCTCAAAAACGAGGAATCGGCTGATCTGGCGCAACTCGATCTTTTGCTCAGCCGCGATTTCCGGCGCGCCGAGCTGATCGAAAAAACCGATTCCGGTTTGTTTTTTAAGAATAATAACGGCGGTATAAGATACGTGCTTAATAGTGATTATATTGTGCGTACCAATGGCATAACAGACACTTTTAAGTTTAAAACAACCCGTACCAATATGCTTTTTGAACAACAACCCGTTGAAACCGGGCCCGATGCTTTAAATAGCAGGGTTGACGAACTGGAACTTGATTTGCTATTACATAACGATAAAATGACCTTTCACTATTATAAACAATACAGTTCTGCTAACCTTTTTGAACAGGATACCCATGCCGGCAATTGACCTAAGCCAATACGAAAAAAAGAAAACGCCCAAACCTGCAAAACAGGAAGGCGAGGGCGGCATTATTGCGTTTTTAAACCGTGACATCAGTTTTGGCAGCAAAGAACTTAACGATAAAAAAAAGGAATACCTATACCTGGAGCTAAGCTCGCTCCTGTTGGCCGGCATCAATTTAAAAACCAGCCTGGAACTGGTAACCGCCGAACAGGAAAAGGAAAGCGACAAAAAACTGTTTGCAGCCATACAGGACAGTGTA
The genomic region above belongs to Mucilaginibacter sp. KACC 22773 and contains:
- a CDS encoding PulJ/GspJ family protein — encoded protein: MLNHKLKAFTIMEVTIALLVSGILIAIVYVAFAVVSNSYHAFVLKNEESADLAQLDLLLSRDFRRAELIEKTDSGLFFKNNNGGIRYVLNSDYIVRTNGITDTFKFKTTRTNMLFEQQPVETGPDALNSRVDELELDLLLHNDKMTFHYYKQYSSANLFEQDTHAGN
- a CDS encoding toxin-antitoxin system YwqK family antitoxin — its product is MKFIYTTFLIFVYCNSFGQKIPDYGLHKVRITDTDRTILAEIIPVNSNPNVQSTLTYYWYATNKVHTLQGGFSGRLLNGTYIETYLNHNNRTQGTFKKGLKDGTWKDWDERGNLIQVVNWRNGIRSGTFSFFNPDGSLKESGEYRKNELDGPVVFHESRDSSRKVYYNNGKALEGKPRSLFDKVNIFKKKPKPGKGHA